Within Candidatus Cloacimonadaceae bacterium, the genomic segment CCAGCATATCCAGATCGCCTTTAGAAATGGGTTCCTCAACTGGGGAGCACTGCCTAAGTATGTCTATCTCGATAATGGCAGAGCCTTCAAGAGCAAACTCTTTCATGAAGCCTGGGAATCACATGATCTGGAGATAGAGATGGGTGGTATCTTCCCCAAACTCAACATCGGAGCCCAGTTCGCAGCCAGCTATAATGCCAAAGCCAAAGTGATCGAACGCTTCTTCAAGACCTTCCAGGAGCAGTTCGAACGGTTCATCTCATCTTTCCGGGGGTCTTGTATTGATAACAAACCTGCTCCCCTGATGCGTAACGAGAAGTGGGCTCAGAAGCTGTATAAATCAGTACCGCCCACGATTGAGGAAGCGATGCAGATGATCGGCTTCTATGTAAGGTACGTGTATGGCGAAACACCGCATGGAGGACTGGGAGGCAAGACACCCTGGCAGGTCTTCAGTTCTGCTCCTCTGCCATCCGACAGACTGGTGCAACCCGGGAAGCTGAACTTCATGATGCTCAGTGCCGAACGCAAGGCAGTCCGCAATGACGGTATCGTCTTCAATAAGCTCCGCTACTGGCATCCTGCCTTGATCGACCTGATCGGCAAGCCGGTGATCTTCCGCTACGATCTGGCTGATGCGAGATGGATACTGGTCTATGATACCAAAGACGTATTCATCTGCCAGGCAGAACTGCGGCAGACTCAGCATCCCTTCATCAAGCTGGCGATGGATCAGCCCATGGCACATAAAGCTCTCAAGCAAGAATACACCTATATCAAGAAGCTGCAGCGAAACACCGAGCAACGCTCCAAGATCTTCGTGAGAAAGAACCAGGAGACGGTCGATGCCCTGCTTGAGCCTTATCAGCGGTTAATAGCTGCCAGTGCGAACCCCACCTTTATCCAACCGCCTGCCCTTGAAGCACCTGAACCGGGTCCGGAGCAGTTCATCGCTAACCTGGAACATCAGGTAACCCAGCTTCTGGAAGACAGACAGGAACCGCAAATCCCTGAGCATAACGACAACCCACAGACTGATACCAAGGATGATGATCAACCCTTCGATTCCGGTATCGCTCTCAATGACAGTTTTAAAGAGATGTGCGACTTCATCGGCATCAAACAAGCAGTAAGGAGATAAGATGAAACAAGGTCAACTGATCAAAACCAGCAACGTCCTCAAAGCCGATGCCACGATCAAGTTCCTGCTCAACCGCCCCAAGTTGGAGATGGTGGGACTGGGACTGATCTATGGGAAACCCGGACTCGGCAAGACCACCTATGCCAACCGCATGGCTTTCAGTAACGGCTATATCTATATCCGGTTGGAAGCAACCACCACACCCAAGTCCTTCGCAGTGCAGCTGCTGACCTCACTCTACCGACGCTTCCATCTCGGTGAATACATCCCGGTGGGCACTGCCAACAACCTCTTCAAAGCCTGCCTGCAGGTCTTGGAGGATCATGAAGATACCATCATCGTAATCGATGAGATCGACTATGCCTTCCGGCTACCCCAGTTACTCGGAGCTATACGTGATATCGTGGATGAGACCCTGACGGTGGTGATCCTGGTCGGGATGCAGAATGCCAAGGATAAGCTGAACATGATCAATGAGTATTACTTTGATAGATGCAACAGCTTCTGCGAGTTCAGTTCCCTGACCAAGT encodes:
- a CDS encoding Mu transposase C-terminal domain-containing protein encodes the protein MEPYDFTIEEYGKWLDEEVPNRKRMPLLCDMHIRPGRKPKSAVIPVTIKEDDAEVVESEPDEQLQPDIHSTQIIPAASVQIIPNDLFIDFSPDDQIFTKYDGEAKLYGHLCNVILNRLADCESKVAEWDKIACDYNNGTLAPELYGLKGKRTERALRLWIERYQEAQQNMYALIHRSRNKEHKRKVTDQESALLLQVLLHPNQVTIGSAISALKSKERMGWIASPSSVPTLRRWCTEWAEDNPAVWNQTRKGSKFVAEHIIKTIIRDNVLDVGEVWVADGHTLAFDIYNPKTGKAQRMTMIMVLDWASRYPVGASLAFTEDSQHIQIAFRNGFLNWGALPKYVYLDNGRAFKSKLFHEAWESHDLEIEMGGIFPKLNIGAQFAASYNAKAKVIERFFKTFQEQFERFISSFRGSCIDNKPAPLMRNEKWAQKLYKSVPPTIEEAMQMIGFYVRYVYGETPHGGLGGKTPWQVFSSAPLPSDRLVQPGKLNFMMLSAERKAVRNDGIVFNKLRYWHPALIDLIGKPVIFRYDLADARWILVYDTKDVFICQAELRQTQHPFIKLAMDQPMAHKALKQEYTYIKKLQRNTEQRSKIFVRKNQETVDALLEPYQRLIAASANPTFIQPPALEAPEPGPEQFIANLEHQVTQLLEDRQEPQIPEHNDNPQTDTKDDDQPFDSGIALNDSFKEMCDFIGIKQAVRR
- a CDS encoding ATP-binding protein; amino-acid sequence: MKQGQLIKTSNVLKADATIKFLLNRPKLEMVGLGLIYGKPGLGKTTYANRMAFSNGYIYIRLEATTTPKSFAVQLLTSLYRRFHLGEYIPVGTANNLFKACLQVLEDHEDTIIVIDEIDYAFRLPQLLGAIRDIVDETLTVVILVGMQNAKDKLNMINEYYFDRCNSFCEFSSLTKSDIKAIATQVMEVKVSPEMVEIIYHQCAGNLRKAIKLMHTLEMAISKQPDLSLSQINFRAVL